A single region of the Musa acuminata AAA Group cultivar baxijiao chromosome BXJ1-11, Cavendish_Baxijiao_AAA, whole genome shotgun sequence genome encodes:
- the LOC135596599 gene encoding sugar transport protein MST4-like yields MDDFLEEFFPAVFERKHKAKEDNYCKFDNQNLQLFTSSLYLAALVASFVASKICMKHGRKLTMQAASIFFLVGVILNAAAVNIAMLIIGRILLGVGVGFANQAVPLFLSEIAPVHVRGALNILFQLDVTIGIFVANIVNYLVSNIHPWGWRLALGLAGVPAMMLCLGSMVIAETPTSLIEREMLMEGLAMLKKIRGTDNVDAEYEEILHACEMARQVKQPFKNLMKRSSRPQLVIAIVMQVFQQFTGINAIMFYAPVLFQTIGFKNDASLLSAVITGIVNVLSTVVSVVLVDKVGRRFLLLEACGQMLITQVAIGGILLVNLKATNELGHGVAVWVVVLVCLFVSSFAWSWGPLGWLIPSETFPLATRTAGYAFAVSSNMLFTFVIAQAFLSMMCHLRAGIFFFFGAWIVVMGLFVIFLLPETKNVPIDEMTEKVWKQHWFWKRFMDEEEDKKHSV; encoded by the exons ATGGATGACTTCTTGGAGGAGTTCTTCCCTGCGGTCTTTGAGAGGAAGCACAAAGCCAAGGAAGACAACTATTGCAAGTTTGATAACCAAAACCTTCAGCTTTTCACTTCATCATTGTACCTTGCTGCCTTGGTAGCCAGCTTCGTAGCTTCGAAGATTTGCATGAAACATGGCCGGAAGCTCACTATGCAAGCAGCATCaatattcttcttggttggtgtCATCCTGAATGCAGCTGCTGTGAACATTGCCATGCTGATCATCGGAAGGATTCTCCTCGGAGTTGGTGTTGGATTTGCCAATCAG GCAGTTCCTCTATTCTTGTCGGAGATCGCACCAGTTCACGTCCGTGGAGCCTTAAACATCCTCTTCCAACTTGACGTGACCATCGGGATCTTTGTGGCGAACATTGTAAACTACTTGGTGTCCAATATCCACCCCTGGGGGTGGAGACTTGCGCTTGGCTTGGCTGGAGTGCCGGCGATGATGCTTTGCTTGGGCTCCATGGTGATTGCGGAGACCCCGACGAGCCTCATCGAGCGTGAGATGCTTATGGAAGGCTTGGCCATGTTGAAGAAGATCCGGGGGACCGACAATGTCGATGCAGAGTACGAGGAAATACTACACGCCTGCGAGATGGCACGACAGGTGAAGCAACCTTTCAAGAATCTCATGAAGAGAAGTAGCCGACCGCAATTGGTTATTGCCATCGTGATGCAAGTCTTCCAGCAGTTCACTGGGATCAACGCCATCATGTTCTATGCACCAGTCCTCTTTCAGACCATCGGATTTAAGAATGATGCTTCACTTCTTTCTGCGGTCATCACGGGGATCGTCAATGTTCTGTCTACCGTCGTATCAGTGGTCTTAGTGGACAAAGTCGGGAGGAGATTCCTGCTTCTTGAAGCTTGTGGCCAGATGTTGATCACACAG GTGGCTATTGGAGGCATTTTGCTTGTGAATTTGAAAGCAACCAATGAGCTGGGACACGGAGtggcagtttgggtggtggtgctCGTGTGCCTATTCGTTTCGAGCTTTGCTTGGTCTTGGGGTCCACTTGGCTGGTTGATTCCTAGTGAAACTTTCCCCCTGGCGACGAGGACCGCCGGCTATGCCTTTGCCGTCAGCTCCAACATGCTTTTCACCTTTGTCATTGCCCAAGCTTTCCTATCTATGATGTGTCATCTACGTGCcgggatcttcttcttctttggtgcatgGATTGTGGTGATGGGTCTGTTCGTCATCTTCTTATTGCCCGAGACCAAGAACGTGCCGATCGATGAAATGACCGAGAAGGTTTGGAAGCAACATTGGTTCTGGAAGAGATTCATGGATGAGGAAGAAGACAAAAAACACTCCGTCTAA